The genomic window CGACGGCAACCCGCTCAGGCAGGCGGTAGCGGCCGACCGAACGGAACGCCTCATAGGTGACGCGCCAGCCACTCTGGCGGATCACGCTCGGCAGCCCAGCCGAATCCGGTGTCACCCGACCATCCAGCCAGGGGACCGGACGCCCTGTCACCCAGTAGCGCAGGAAACTGACCGGCAGGTCATAGCCGGTGACCGCCCGGACAAGCTCACGCGGACTGTCCGCCGTATAGCGCTCGCCATCGGCGGTGGTCAGCCGGACCACGTCATCATCACCGACAATCCGCAGGCTGCCGGCCCCGAAGGCGCCGCGGAGATCGATGCGATACCCCGAGCCGGACTGATCCCACACAACGGTGGCGGTGACGCCCTCGTCTTCGAGCCGGAGCGACGTCCGCCCGCTGAGCCGCCAGGCGGCCGGGACCGGCGGGGATGTCCATGCCTCCACCGCCACGCCATTGTCCGTCGCGGTGGGCTGCGGCGGACGGACCGCGCAGGCGGTCACGAGCCCACACAGCAGCATCAACGCCGCCGCACGGGATAACCAACCCCAACGCATCATTGATCGAGTCGCTCCATTGTCTCCTCCAGTACCGGGTGATTCCCGTCAGCCGCCTCCCGCGCCTCGAGCCAGACCGTCCGTGCCGCATCCCGTCGGCCCAGCGCCCAGAGCACCTCGCCCAGGTGGGCGGCGATCTCGGGATCGCTATTGGTCATTTCATGGGCGCGCTCGAGAAACGCCAGGGCGTCATCGGGCCGACCCTGACGAAATCGGGCCCACCCCATGCTGTCGATAATCGCGGGCGAGTCCGGATCGATCTCATAGGCCCGCTCGATCAGCGCCGCCCCCTCGTGAACCTGGCCGGTCTGATCCACGAGCACATAGCCGAGCGCATTGAGCGCCTCAGGGTTATCCGGGTGGTCGCGAAGGATACGGCGCAGGTCCGCCTCACCGCCATCGCGATCATCCGCCGCAAACCGCGCCATGGCCCGGGCGTAGCGCAGCTCCACATCATCCGGCCGGTCCCGGAGGGCGCGGTCGAACACATCGAGACTCTCTTCCAGCCGATCGAGACGACGGAGCAGCCGACCTTCGAGCAGCAGACTGCGGCGGCTGAGCGGTCCGCTCGTGGCGCGCAGACGCTGCAGCGCGCTCAGCGCAAGGCTGTCCTCACCCGCTCTCAGCGCCAGGACAACCGTGGCATTGAGCAGTCGCGGTCGTGTCGCGCCCGCCTCGATCAGTGATCGAAACTGGACCAGTGCCTCTGCCTCCCGGTCACGCGACACGAGGGCGCGGGCATACTCATAGCGCAGGGCTTCGTCGTCCGGCGCCTCGGCGAGCAATGCCTGAAACGCCGCGAACGCCTCATCGGCGCGATCCAGTGCCATCAGTGCATCGGCACGGATCAGTCGGGCACCGCGGGAGGCCGGATCGCGCGCCAGCACCGACTCCACGGCCTCCAGCGCCACCGTCGGCCGGTCACGCGCCATCGCCAGTCGTGCCAGGGCGAGCGGCGCACCCGCCGACGCCGGCGCCGATGCGGCAACCGCCCTCATGACCTCGATGGCTTCCGGCGGAAGGCGACTGTCCTGCAGTCGCTGACCCAGCCGATCGATCGCCGCGTCACGGCTTCCGGGGTCGGTGGGTAGCGCTTCCAGGAACCGGCTCACAGCCGCCTCGGTGTCGCCCTGGTGCAATCTGACCAACCCCTGGACACGCTTTGCCTCGGCACTGTCCGGCGCCAGCGACACCCAGCGATCGGCGAGGCGGCCAGCCGCTGGCATGTCATTGGCCCTCAGCGCCAGGCGCGCGCCCCGTGCGACGACTTCCCCGTCGCGCATCCGGTCGGCGATGCGCCCATAGAGTGCGCCAGCCTGATCAATCTCACCGCGGGCCACGGCCAGTTCCGCCGCCATCACGATCGCCATGGGCGCGCGCTCGGCCGACTCAGTCACCGGCGTCTGATCGCGCTCCAACGGGGCACAGGCAGCCATCAGACCCATCACCAGCAGCCCGCCCAGACGGCGTTGCCAGCACGGCCGCTGCCGGGCATGGAATGTCTTTCGATTCGCGAACCTTTCCATCGACCCCGTATCCTACTTGTGTTGAGGCAATGCTGCCCTACAATCTGCCACATTCCAGTCAACCGGATCCCGATGCCTGTCGTCAGCCTGGGGCTCAACCATGAATCCGCACCGCTCGCCGTCAGGGAGCAGGTGGTTCTCCCGGCGGAAGCGCTGGACAGTGCCCTGTCCGCGCTCGCCGATCGCCCCGGTGTGCGCGAGGCGGCGGTGCTGTCCACCTGCAATCGCACCGAGATCTATGCAGTGCTGGCGCCCGAGGCAACGCCCGCCATCCTGCATCGTTGGCTCGCCAGCCAGCAGGGCCTGGATGCGGACTGGCTGGAGCCCTACCTCTATGTCCACGAGGGCCGTGACGCGGTTGTCCACCTCCTGCGGGTGACGGCGGGGCTCGACTCACTCGTCCTCGGTGAGCCCCAGATCCTTGGGCAGGCCAAGCTGGCCTATCGCTCGGCGGCGGATGCCGGGCTGCTCGGACAGATCCTCGAGCGTCTCTTCCAGCATGCATTCTCGCTTGCCAAGCGCGTACGCACCGAGACGGCCATCGGCACCCACCCGGTCTCGGTGGCCTTCGCAGCGGTCACCCTCGCGCGACAGATATTCGACCGACTCGATCGTCGCCGGGCCCTACTGATCGGGGCCGGCGAAATGATCGAACTGACCGCCCGGCACTTTCGGGAACAGGGCATGGGCGAGCTCGTCATCGCCAATCGCAGCCGCCACCGGGCGGAGGCACTGGCCAGTACCTGCGGTGGCAGTGCGCTGGGGCTCGATGAGATCGACGCGTTCCTCCCGAAGGCCGACATCATCATCTCCTGTACAGCCAGCAATGAACCGATTCTGAGCCGCGGGCAGATCCGCACGAGCCTCCGCCAGCGCCGGCATGAGCCGGTCTTCATGGTGGATCTCGCGGTGCCGCGGGACATCGAGCCCAGCGTGGACCGGCTCGAGGATGTCTATCTGTATACTGTCGACGACCTCCGCGATGTCATTGATCGCAATCAGCGCAGCCGCGCCGCCGCCGCCGAAGAGGCCGAGATACTCGTCGACGGACAGGCCGAGCGGTTTATGGACTGGGTCCGGACGCTGGATGCGGTCAGCGCGATCCGACGCTACCGCCTGCATGGCGAGCAGCAGCGGGAATATGCCCTCGAGCAGGCGCAACGCGAGATCAGCGCCGGCCAGCCGCCTGATCAGGTGCTGGAGGCACTGGCGCACCGCCTGACCCGTAAACTCTTGCACCTGCCCACCCTGGGGCTGCGTGATGCGGCCCGCAGTGGCGATCCGGAAATCATCCGGCAGAGTCATCGCCTGCTGGGCCTCGACGACAGCCGGGACGACAACGAATGAATGACAATCTGCGCCGCAAACTCCAGAGTCTGCTGGAGCGCCACGAAGAGATCGAGCAGCTGCTCGCCGATCCGGAGATCATCAGCGACAACCGCCAGTTCACTCGTCTGTCACAGGAGTACGCACGGCTCGAACCACTGGCGGAGACACTCACGGCGTTCGAATCCACCGAGGCCGACCTTGCCACTGCCGAGGAGCTGGCCGCGGATGGCGACGAGACCATGCGGGCCATGGCCGAGGAAGAGATCAGCGACGCGCGGGAGCGTCTGGGTGAACTGGAGCGGGCACTGACGCTGCTGATGATCCCGGAGGATCCCAATGATGCGCGCAACACCTTCGTCGAGATCCGCGCCGGCACGGGCGGCGACGAGGCGGCACTGTTCGCCGGCGATCTGCTGCGGATGTATCTGCGCTACGCCGAGTCTCAGGGATGGAAAACGGAGATCCTCAGCGAGAGCATTGGCGAGCAGGGCGGCTACCGCGAGGTTGTCGCACGGGTCGCCGGCGAACGGGTCTACTCAAAGCTCAAGTTCGAGTCCGGGGCCCATCGCGTGCAGCGCGTTCCCGCCACTGAATCCCAGGGCCGCATCCACACCTCCGCATGCACGGTCGCGATCCTGCCCGAAGCGGCAGAGATCGACGAGATCGAGATCAATTCCGCGGATCTGCGCATCGACACATTCCGCGCCTCCGGCGCCGGCGGTCAGCACGTCAATAAGACCGATTCCGCTGTGCGCGTGACACACATGCCGAGTGGCGTGGTGGTGGAATGCCAGGAGGAGCGCTCGCAGCATAAGAACCGCGCCCGGGCGCTGGCGCTTCTACAGGCGCGTCTGATGGATCAACAGCGCGATGCGGCTGCGGCCGAGCGCACCGAAACCCGACGCTTACTGGTGGGGACCGGCGATCGATCCGATCGAATCCGGACCTACAACTTCCCTCAGGGACGGGTGACTGACCATCGGATCAATCTCACCCTCTACAAGCTCGAATCCGTTCTCAGCGGGCACCTGGAGGACATCATCGATCCGCTGACCAGCGAATACCAGGCCGACCAGCTCGCGGCACTGGCGGCCGAGAGCTAGTCACCCGGGACCGGGCTGACCGCTCAGGCCACCCGCTGCTTTTCGCGGATTTCCTCGAGGGTCTTGCAGTCCACGCAGAGCGTCGCCGTCGGGCGTGCCTCCAGGCGCCGGATACCGATTTCCACGCCGCACTCATCGCAGAACCCGTAGTCATCCTTACGGATGCGCTCCAGGGTCTTGTCGATCTTGCGGATCAGTTTGCGCTCCCGGTCACGGGTGCGCAGCTCCAGCGCGAATTCCTCTTCCTGGGTCGCCCGGTCGGCTGGATCCGCGTAATGGTTGGCGTCATCACGCATGTGGCTGACAGTCCGCTCTACCTCTTCCTGGAGCTGTTGCTTCCAGGCGCCAAGTATCGACTGAAAATGCGCCAGTTGAGCCTCATTCATGTACGTCTCGCCCTCAGCAAGCGGGTACGGCTCAATCCCTCGAACAGGCAGGGAAGCATTGTCGGTCATGGTTACCTCCGTTGGCTCGGCCACGTATTCATCGGGCTTCAGGCGATCCGCGCCTGAAGCGGTTGGGAGAGTTTACCGGCCGCCTCGCGTAGCATACGCTCAGTCGTTGCCCAGTCGATGCACCCATCGGTGATGGAGACGCCGTACTCAAGGGCTGAGGGGTCATCGCCCAGCTTCTGCTTGCCCCAGCCGATATGGCTTTCGATCATTGCCGCGACAATGGACCGATTCCCTTCGACAATCTGATTGACGAGATTATCCATCACCAGCGGCTGCAGGCCAGGATCCTTGCTTGAATTGGCATGGCTGCAGTCGACCATCAGGCAGGCCGACAACCCCTCATCGGCCAGGGCCTTTTCGCACAGCGCGATGCTGACCGAATCATAATTCGGCTGATCTCCACCCCGCAGGACGACATGCCCATACCGGTTCCCCGCGGTGCGGATGATCGCCGAGCGGCCGTCATGCTGGGTGATGCCAAGAAAACTGTGCGGGCTTGCCGCCGAGCGCATGGCGTTGATGGCGACATCGAGACTGCCATCCGTACCGTTCTTGAACCCGACCGCCGTCGACAGTCCGCTCGCCATTTCCCGGTGCGTCTGCGACTCGGTGGTGCGTGCGCCGATGGCGGTCCAGCTGATCAGATCCCCCAGATACTGCGGCGTGATCGGATCCAGCGCCTCGGTTCCGGCGGGCAGCCCCAGCTCGGCCATGTACAGCAGCAGCTCGCGCGCCCGGCGCAGGCCCTCTTCGATGTCGAAACTGTCATCCATGTACGGATCATTGATCAGCCCCTTCCAGCCCACGGTGGTCCGTGGCTTCTCGAAGTAGACCCGCATGACGATGAAAAGCGAGTCACTGAGCTCGTCATGCAGTCCCTTGAGGCGGCGGGCGTAATCCTTGGCCGCCTCGAGGTCATGAATCGAGCAGGGACCGATCACCACCAACATACGCGGATCCTGGCCATCGAGAATGGCCTCCACCGCCTGCCGGCCGGCCTGCACGGTCTCCATGGCTCTGTCCGAGAGCGGCTGCCGGGCCTTGAGATCGGCCGGCGTTGGCAGCGGATCCTGCGAGAGGACGTTGAGGTTATCGATACTGGTTTCGCTCATGACGTGTTCGTACCCACTGTGCTGTTACTCATCTCAGCCGGCATGGTAGCCCGCAGCCCGGATTTTCTCCATGACGGGCGTCGCCCGAAGCGCAGTCTGCTATCCTTCAGGATCATTCGTACAGGTTCAATCGCCATGGCCATCGATCGCAAATTACTCGACATTCTTTGCTGTCCGGTTACCAAACAGCCGGTGCATATGCTCGGACGGCGTGAACTCAAGGCCCTCAACGAGCGCATTGCCGGGGGCGGCGTCCACTATCAGGATGATTCCCCCGTGGAGCAGCCACTGGAGGAAGGACTGATCACCGCCAATGAGGAGCGCGTCTACCGGGTGGATGATGGTATCCCCGTCATGCTCGAGGAGCGAGCCATCAATCTGCGCGCCGCCGATCTGAAGTGAGCGACGGGGTCACCCTTGCACAGGCGCAGCGTCGCGGCGTGGAACTGCTCGCTGCCACGCCGGCCGATGCCGACATCGACGTCGACTGGTTGCTCACCGCTGCGACGGGCCTGAGTGCCGCCCAGCGCCGCGCTCATCCGGAAGATCCGATCACCGAAACCGCCTGGCGACGCTTCCAGGCCCTGCTGCAGCGCCGCTATCGAGGCGAGCCAGTGGCTTATCTACTGGGCCGTCGGGGGTTCCTCGATTTCGAGCTGGTGGTGACGTCGGCCGTGCTGATCCCCCGTCCAGAGACCGAGCATCTGGTGGAAGCGGCATTGGAGACGCCCGCCGCCCGGGTGCTGGAACTGGGCACCGGCAGTGGCTGTATCGCCATCGCTCTGGCCCGCGCCTGGCCTGCTGCCACCGTCGACGCCACTGACTGCTCGGCGGAAGCCCTGACAGTCGCCACGCAGAATGCGGCTATCCTCGGCGCCGACGGGATTCGTTTCCGGCTGGGAGACTGGTACGAACCGGTCTCCGGATCGCGGTACAACCTGATCGTCGCCAACCCGCCCTACATTGGCGAGCAGGCACCGGAACCGGACCAGGGCGATGCCCGGTTCGAACCGCGCCTGGCGCTGCGGGCGGAGGAATCCGGCCTGGCGGCATTGCGGACGATCATCGTCGGCGCGCCCCGGCATCTGGAGCCGGCCGGACGGATCTGGCTCGAGCATGGCTATGATCAGGGGCCCGCTGTCAGGGAGTGCCTGGCGGCGCATGGTTTCCAGGCCATCGAAACCCGGCGCGACCTGGCGGGTCATGAGCGGGTCAGTGGTGGCCGTCTGGGTGACACCCCGCATGAATGATGAACAGCTGATCCGCTACAGCCGACAGATCATGGTCCCCGGCCTGGATCTGGCCGGTCAGGAGCGGCTCCTGGCGAGTCGGATATTACTGGTAGGGGCCGGTGGCCTCGGCTCAGCCGTCGCCCTGTACCTGGCCGCATCGGGCGTCGGCCATCTCAGCGTCGCCGACTTCGATCAGGTCGAGCTCACCAACCTGCAGCGCCAGATCCTCCATGGCACATCCGATGTGGGCCGACTGAAAACCGATTCCGCCCGTGAGCGGCTGGGTCAGATCAACCCCGACGTGAGCGTCGAGCCCGTCAACGAGCCGCTCGGCGCCGACAACCTGCCCGCCATTGTCGCCGGAGTGGATCTCATCATCGACGGCTCGGATAACTTCGCCACCCGCTTTGCGGTCAACAGCGCCTGCGTCAACGCGCGAAAACCGCTGATCTCCGGGGCCGTCATCGGAATGGACGGTCAGATCGCGGTGTTCCGACCCGACCTGGATGGTCCCTGCTATCACTGTGTCTACCCCGATATCGGCGAGGAGGCCCTGAGCTGCAGCGAGACCGGCGTCCTGGGCCCATTACCCGGCGTCATCGGCAGTCTACAGGCGGTCGAGGCCATCAAGGTGCTGACCGGCCTGGGTGAGCCGCTCAATCACCGGCTCCTGAGTGTCGACGCCCTCAGTCAGCGATGGCGCCGGCTCGAACTGCGCCGCGACCCCGCCTGTCCGGTCTGCGGTCGCGGTGCGGATCAGTGAGACTGGCCGCTGTCCGGTGAGCGGTTGGCCGGCTCGGTAAACATCGCCTCGACATCGACGGCGTCAAACCGGTAGGGCTCGTTGCAGAAATCGCAGCGCACCTCAACCAGACCCTCCGCCTCGAGCGTGTCCCGCATCTCCTGCTCACCCAGCCCCTGCAGCATCGCGGCGACCCGGTCGCGCGAGCAGCGGCAGCGGAACCGGAACGGCATGGGATCGAAAATGCGGATATCCTCCTCGTGGAAGAGCCGGCGGATCACCTCACCGGGGGCCAGCTCACGCAGCTCCGGACCGGTGATCGTCGCTGCCAGCTGATCCGCCCGCGCCCAGGCATCGGCATCGCCGCCGGCGGCATCGCTGGCCGGCAGCCGCTGAATCAGCATGCCGGCGGCATGGCCCTCCCGCGCCGACAGCCAGACCCGTGTCGCGAGTTGTTCGGACTCGCGGAAATAATGCTCCAGCGCCGCCCCGAGACTACCACCCGCCAGATCGACCACTCCCTGATAGCGCTCGGCATCCGATTCCGGGTCGATGGTAATGGCCAGCGTCCCGCCGGCGGCCTGCGCGTCGAGCGGCGCATCCGCCGGAACCGTCGCGCTGGTCTGCGCCATCGCCCGCAGTGAGCCATCACTGCCCGCCTGCACGAGCAGGAGCCGGAGCGGACCACCCGCCTGCAGCTGCAGGGTCAGATCGCAGGGATACTTGAGCGTCGCGGCCAGCAGCGCCACCGCCGCCAACCCCTCACCGATCAGTCGATCGACGGCCGGTCCGTATTCAGCCCGCTGGGTGATCGCCGTGAAGGCCTCGTCCAGCTGGACGACTTCGCCGCGGACGTCGGCATGCTCGAAGAGGAACCGATGGAGCCGGTCAGTCATCGTGAATCAACCATCCAGCCGCTGTTTGAGGACTTCGTTGACCTGCTGGGGATTCGCCTTGCCGCCCGAGGCCTTCATGACCTGACCGACAAAGAATCCCATCAGTTTCGTCTTGCCAGCGCGGTACTGCTCGAGCTGTTCGGGGTTGGCGGCTATCGCCTCGTCCACCATGGCCTCGATGGCCGAGTTGTCGGTCACCTGCCGAAGGCCACGCGCACTGATCACCGTGTCGGCGTCACCCTCGCCGTTCCATACCGCCTCGAAGACCTCCTTGGCGATCTTCCCGGAAATCGTCTCGTCACGGATGCGCGCGAGCAGACCGGCGAGCGTTGCGGCGTCCACCGGGCTCTGGGTGATATCCAGACTCGCCTTGTTCAGCGCCCCGGAGAGCTCCCCCATGACCCAGTTGGCCGACAGCTTGGCATCGCCAGCGGCCGCCACGACCGCCTCGAAATAATCCGCCAGCTCGCGCGAGGCGGTCAGCACGCCGGCGTCGTAGCCGGATAGCCCGTAATCCTGTTGAAAGCGCATCGACTTGGCATCGGGCAGCTCTGGCAGCTCGGCGCGCACCTCGTCGATGAAAGCCGTCGTGATCTCCAGCGGCAGAAGATCGGGATCAGGGAAGTAGCGGTAATCGTGGGCCTCTTCCTTGCCCCGCATCGACCGGGTCTCGCCCCGATCCGGGTCGAACAGCCGTGTCTCCTGGACGACCGCGCCGCCGTCCTCGATCAGCTCGATCTGGCGCTCGATCTCGTAGTTGATCGCGCGCTCCACAAAGCGGAACGAGTTGAGGTTCTTG from Spiribacter curvatus includes these protein-coding regions:
- the lolB gene encoding lipoprotein insertase outer membrane protein LolB, with protein sequence MMRWGWLSRAAALMLLCGLVTACAVRPPQPTATDNGVAVEAWTSPPVPAAWRLSGRTSLRLEDEGVTATVVWDQSGSGYRIDLRGAFGAGSLRIVGDDDVVRLTTADGERYTADSPRELVRAVTGYDLPVSFLRYWVTGRPVPWLDGRVTPDSAGLPSVIRQSGWRVTYEAFRSVGRYRLPERVAVAREGMSVRIAIGDWESRE
- a CDS encoding tetratricopeptide repeat protein, encoding MERFANRKTFHARQRPCWQRRLGGLLVMGLMAACAPLERDQTPVTESAERAPMAIVMAAELAVARGEIDQAGALYGRIADRMRDGEVVARGARLALRANDMPAAGRLADRWVSLAPDSAEAKRVQGLVRLHQGDTEAAVSRFLEALPTDPGSRDAAIDRLGQRLQDSRLPPEAIEVMRAVAASAPASAGAPLALARLAMARDRPTVALEAVESVLARDPASRGARLIRADALMALDRADEAFAAFQALLAEAPDDEALRYEYARALVSRDREAEALVQFRSLIEAGATRPRLLNATVVLALRAGEDSLALSALQRLRATSGPLSRRSLLLEGRLLRRLDRLEESLDVFDRALRDRPDDVELRYARAMARFAADDRDGGEADLRRILRDHPDNPEALNALGYVLVDQTGQVHEGAALIERAYEIDPDSPAIIDSMGWARFRQGRPDDALAFLERAHEMTNSDPEIAAHLGEVLWALGRRDAARTVWLEAREAADGNHPVLEETMERLDQ
- the hemA gene encoding glutamyl-tRNA reductase, translated to MPVVSLGLNHESAPLAVREQVVLPAEALDSALSALADRPGVREAAVLSTCNRTEIYAVLAPEATPAILHRWLASQQGLDADWLEPYLYVHEGRDAVVHLLRVTAGLDSLVLGEPQILGQAKLAYRSAADAGLLGQILERLFQHAFSLAKRVRTETAIGTHPVSVAFAAVTLARQIFDRLDRRRALLIGAGEMIELTARHFREQGMGELVIANRSRHRAEALASTCGGSALGLDEIDAFLPKADIIISCTASNEPILSRGQIRTSLRQRRHEPVFMVDLAVPRDIEPSVDRLEDVYLYTVDDLRDVIDRNQRSRAAAAEEAEILVDGQAERFMDWVRTLDAVSAIRRYRLHGEQQREYALEQAQREISAGQPPDQVLEALAHRLTRKLLHLPTLGLRDAARSGDPEIIRQSHRLLGLDDSRDDNE
- the prfA gene encoding peptide chain release factor 1, producing the protein MNDNLRRKLQSLLERHEEIEQLLADPEIISDNRQFTRLSQEYARLEPLAETLTAFESTEADLATAEELAADGDETMRAMAEEEISDARERLGELERALTLLMIPEDPNDARNTFVEIRAGTGGDEAALFAGDLLRMYLRYAESQGWKTEILSESIGEQGGYREVVARVAGERVYSKLKFESGAHRVQRVPATESQGRIHTSACTVAILPEAAEIDEIEINSADLRIDTFRASGAGGQHVNKTDSAVRVTHMPSGVVVECQEERSQHKNRARALALLQARLMDQQRDAAAAERTETRRLLVGTGDRSDRIRTYNFPQGRVTDHRINLTLYKLESVLSGHLEDIIDPLTSEYQADQLAALAAES
- the dksA gene encoding RNA polymerase-binding protein DksA yields the protein MTDNASLPVRGIEPYPLAEGETYMNEAQLAHFQSILGAWKQQLQEEVERTVSHMRDDANHYADPADRATQEEEFALELRTRDRERKLIRKIDKTLERIRKDDYGFCDECGVEIGIRRLEARPTATLCVDCKTLEEIREKQRVA
- a CDS encoding 3-deoxy-7-phosphoheptulonate synthase — its product is MSETSIDNLNVLSQDPLPTPADLKARQPLSDRAMETVQAGRQAVEAILDGQDPRMLVVIGPCSIHDLEAAKDYARRLKGLHDELSDSLFIVMRVYFEKPRTTVGWKGLINDPYMDDSFDIEEGLRRARELLLYMAELGLPAGTEALDPITPQYLGDLISWTAIGARTTESQTHREMASGLSTAVGFKNGTDGSLDVAINAMRSAASPHSFLGITQHDGRSAIIRTAGNRYGHVVLRGGDQPNYDSVSIALCEKALADEGLSACLMVDCSHANSSKDPGLQPLVMDNLVNQIVEGNRSIVAAMIESHIGWGKQKLGDDPSALEYGVSITDGCIDWATTERMLREAAGKLSQPLQARIA
- a CDS encoding Trm112 family protein; translation: MAIDRKLLDILCCPVTKQPVHMLGRRELKALNERIAGGGVHYQDDSPVEQPLEEGLITANEERVYRVDDGIPVMLEERAINLRAADLK
- the prmC gene encoding peptide chain release factor N(5)-glutamine methyltransferase, translating into MSDGVTLAQAQRRGVELLAATPADADIDVDWLLTAATGLSAAQRRAHPEDPITETAWRRFQALLQRRYRGEPVAYLLGRRGFLDFELVVTSAVLIPRPETEHLVEAALETPAARVLELGTGSGCIAIALARAWPAATVDATDCSAEALTVATQNAAILGADGIRFRLGDWYEPVSGSRYNLIVANPPYIGEQAPEPDQGDARFEPRLALRAEESGLAALRTIIVGAPRHLEPAGRIWLEHGYDQGPAVRECLAAHGFQAIETRRDLAGHERVSGGRLGDTPHE
- a CDS encoding HesA/MoeB/ThiF family protein, with protein sequence MNDEQLIRYSRQIMVPGLDLAGQERLLASRILLVGAGGLGSAVALYLAASGVGHLSVADFDQVELTNLQRQILHGTSDVGRLKTDSARERLGQINPDVSVEPVNEPLGADNLPAIVAGVDLIIDGSDNFATRFAVNSACVNARKPLISGAVIGMDGQIAVFRPDLDGPCYHCVYPDIGEEALSCSETGVLGPLPGVIGSLQAVEAIKVLTGLGEPLNHRLLSVDALSQRWRRLELRRDPACPVCGRGADQ
- the hslO gene encoding Hsp33 family molecular chaperone HslO, whose protein sequence is MTDRLHRFLFEHADVRGEVVQLDEAFTAITQRAEYGPAVDRLIGEGLAAVALLAATLKYPCDLTLQLQAGGPLRLLLVQAGSDGSLRAMAQTSATVPADAPLDAQAAGGTLAITIDPESDAERYQGVVDLAGGSLGAALEHYFRESEQLATRVWLSAREGHAAGMLIQRLPASDAAGGDADAWARADQLAATITGPELRELAPGEVIRRLFHEEDIRIFDPMPFRFRCRCSRDRVAAMLQGLGEQEMRDTLEAEGLVEVRCDFCNEPYRFDAVDVEAMFTEPANRSPDSGQSH
- the gatB gene encoding Asp-tRNA(Asn)/Glu-tRNA(Gln) amidotransferase subunit GatB, encoding MQWEAVIGLELHAQLATRTKIFSGAPTAYGAEANRQASAIDLGMPGMLPVLNERAVRYAIRLGLALDAEVAGRSVFARKNYFYPDLPKGYQISQYELPVVGTGHLDIDLEDGSHKRVGVTRAHLEEDAGKSLHEGFTRMTGIDLNRAGTPLLEIVSEPELRTAKEAVAYMKKMHSLVRYLGICDGNMQEGSFRCDANVSVRPVGQTGFGTRAELKNLNSFRFVERAINYEIERQIELIEDGGAVVQETRLFDPDRGETRSMRGKEEAHDYRYFPDPDLLPLEITTAFIDEVRAELPELPDAKSMRFQQDYGLSGYDAGVLTASRELADYFEAVVAAAGDAKLSANWVMGELSGALNKASLDITQSPVDAATLAGLLARIRDETISGKIAKEVFEAVWNGEGDADTVISARGLRQVTDNSAIEAMVDEAIAANPEQLEQYRAGKTKLMGFFVGQVMKASGGKANPQQVNEVLKQRLDG